One genomic region from Brassica oleracea var. oleracea cultivar TO1000 unplaced genomic scaffold, BOL UnpScaffold00956, whole genome shotgun sequence encodes:
- the LOC106320548 gene encoding RNA-binding protein 25-like isoform X2 yields the protein MLVLSVHPGGICTASGVHIYFALVCGLVRYPSLYPTMVRPGFITPPPGTVGAVLLVQRPLIPGMPGLRPVMSPMTRPALVPFVLQVEKPQTTIYIGKIATVENDFMMSILEFCGHVKSCKRAEDPTTKKPKGFGFYEFESAEESLRAIRLLTKLTIDGQELLVNVNQATKEYLLKYVEKKIDNAKKAKESQAVGTEDNQGEKAVISAAPTVGEMGKDGEPKSKENIDIANFAVLTDEEREADKEAKEKIDNAIEERSKANPLPPPPPPPPADGSGIELAFKSRDGDSNTDIARSESAANDVETPGEHNRPDTSSPNWSKRNDRRSRDRGEKEQEMDRHEREAERERLRKEREHRRKLEDAERAYQTRLRQWERKEREKEKERQYEKEKEKDKERKRKKEIRYEEEEDEDDDDSRRRWHRGADERRRRRLREKEDDLADRLKEEVAEAKRIAEEEKLQQQQLDALRLLSGHAVIGSEPSKTTTKENDNKAALQTVGESVHEQHRSDIEQNGSGNEMSMAVDNNSGSEAHAPSKKLGFGLFGSGKRTSVPSVFCEEDEEEAHKDKKMKPLVPIDYSAEEQEAVAHGGSGNTPPHLALAAEFAKRISSTNPKEETADTDTHRSRRSLHKPSHREREREKNRDRARDRGDGHGDGKDSGTAKTPDTKKLMDAKQLIDTIPKTKEELFSYEINWAMYDQHQLHERMRPWISKKIMEFLGEEEATLVDFIVSNTQQHVKASKMLELLQSILDEEAEMFVLKMWRMLIFEIKRVEAGVR from the exons ATGTCCCCTATGACTAGACCAGCTCTTGTTCCTTTCGTACTACAAGTAGAGAAACCCCAGACCACAATCTACATTGGCAAGATAGCAACCGTGGAAAATGACTTCATGATGTCTATCCTCGAG TTTTGTGGCCATGTCAAAAGCTGTAAACGCGCGGAAGATCCCACCACCAAGAAACCTAAAGGTTTTGGATTCTATGAATTCGAATCAGCTGAAGAGAGTCTTCGTGCAATACGCCTGCTTACCAAACTAACTATAGATGGACAAGAGCTTTTG GTAAATGTtaatcaagcaacaaaggaatATTTGCTAAAATATGTTGAGAAGAAAATAGACAATGCAAAGAAAGCGAAGGAAAGTCAAGCTGTAGGAACCGAAGATAACCAAGGTGAAAAAGCTGTAATATCTGCGGCGCCCACCGTTGGGGAGATGGGAAAGGATGGAGAACCAAAGAGTAAAGAAAACATTGATATTGCTAATTTTGCAGTTCTAACtgatgaagaaagagaagctGACAAAGAGGCTAAAGAGAAGATTGACAATGCTATTGAAGAAAGGTCAAAGGCCAACCCTCTGCCTCCCCCACCCCCACCACCACCTGCTGATGGTTCAGGCATAGAACTTGCCTTCAAATCTAGGGACGGAGACTCCAACACTGACATAGCTCGAAGTG AATCCGCTGCAAATGATGTTGAGACTCCTGGAGAACACAATAGGCCTGACACAAGTTCACCTAATTGGAGTAAGAGAAATGACCGACGAAGCAGAGACAGGGGTGAAAAGGAGCAAGAAATGGATAGACATGAGAGGGAGGCAGAACGAGAACGTttaaggaaagagagagagcacAGGAGGAAACTTGAGGATGCGGAACGTGCTTACCAGACTCGTCTTCGACAATGGGAACgcaaagaaagagaaaaggagAAGGAACGACAGtatgagaaggagaaggagaaagacAAAGAGCGTAAGAGGAAAAAGGAAATCCGCTATGAGGAAGaggaggatgaagatgatgatgattcaagAAGAAGATGGCATAGGGGTGCAGACGAGAGAAGAAGACGGCGGCTAAGAGAGAAGGAGGATGACTTAGCTGATAGACTGAAAGAAGAGGTTGCGGAGGCAAAGAGGATTGCCGAGGAAGAAAAGTTGCAGCAACAACAGTTAGATGCCTTAAGGCTCCTATCTGGACATGCAGTTATTGGAAGCGAACCGAGTAAGACAACAACCAAAGAAAACGATAATAAGGCAGCTCTCCAAACTGTAGGTGAATCTGTCCATGAGCAACATAGATCAG ATATTGAACAAAATGGTTCTGGTAATGAAATGTCCATGGCTGTTGATAATAACAGTGGCTCAGAGGCACATGCTCCATCCAAGAAATTGGGATTTGGGCTTTTCGGGTCCGGAAAGCGAACTTCTGTGCCTTCTGTTTTCTGTGAGGAGGATGAAGAGGAAGCGCATAAGGATAAGAAGATGAAGCCTTTGGTTCCTATAGATTACTCAGCCGAGGAACAGGAAGCAGTGGCCCATGGTGGCTCAGGGAATACACCACCTCATTTGGCTTTAGCCGCTGAATTTGCGAAACGAATTTCGAGTACTAATCCCAAGGAAGAGACAGCAGACACCGATACACATAGGAGCAGACGGTCTCTTCATAAGCCAAGCCACCGGGAAAGAGAACGGGAAAAGAACAGAGACAGAGCCAGGGACCGAGGCGACGGGCATGGTGACGGTAAAGATTCTGGAACAGCAAAGACACCTGATACTAAGAAGCTGATGGATGCGAAACAATTGATAGATACAATCCCAAAGACAAAGGAAGAGTTATTTTCTTACGAGATAAACTGGGCTATGTATGACCAG CACCAATTGCACGAAAGAATGAGGCCATGGATATCAAAGAAAATCATGGAGTTTCTTGGAGAAGAGGAAGCCACACTGGTAGATTTCATTGTGTCAAACACTCAACAGCACGTGAAAGCCTCTAAAATGCTTGAGCTATTGCAATCAATACTAGACGAAGAAGCTGAGATGTTTGTGCTCAAGATGTGGAGAATGCTCATCTTCGAGATCAAGCGGGTCGAAGCTGGTGTCCGGTAA
- the LOC106320548 gene encoding RNA-binding protein 25-like isoform X3: protein MVRPGFITPPPGTVGAVLLVQRPLIPGMPGLRPVMSPMTRPALVPFVLQVEKPQTTIYIGKIATVENDFMMSILEFCGHVKSCKRAEDPTTKKPKGFGFYEFESAEESLRAIRLLTKLTIDGQELLVNVNQATKEYLLKYVEKKIDNAKKAKESQAVGTEDNQGEKAVISAAPTVGEMGKDGEPKSKENIDIANFAVLTDEEREADKEAKEKIDNAIEERSKANPLPPPPPPPPADGSGIELAFKSRDGDSNTDIARSESAANDVETPGEHNRPDTSSPNWSKRNDRRSRDRGEKEQEMDRHEREAERERLRKEREHRRKLEDAERAYQTRLRQWERKEREKEKERQYEKEKEKDKERKRKKEIRYEEEEDEDDDDSRRRWHRGADERRRRRLREKEDDLADRLKEEVAEAKRIAEEEKLQQQQLDALRLLSGHAVIGSEPSKTTTKENDNKAALQTVGESVHEQHRSDIEQNGSGNEMSMAVDNNSGSEAHAPSKKLGFGLFGSGKRTSVPSVFCEEDEEEAHKDKKMKPLVPIDYSAEEQEAVAHGGSGNTPPHLALAAEFAKRISSTNPKEETADTDTHRSRRSLHKPSHREREREKNRDRARDRGDGHGDGKDSGTAKTPDTKKLMDAKQLIDTIPKTKEELFSYEINWAMYDQHQLHERMRPWISKKIMEFLGEEEATLVDFIVSNTQQHVKASKMLELLQSILDEEAEMFVLKMWRMLIFEIKRVEAGVR from the exons ATGTCCCCTATGACTAGACCAGCTCTTGTTCCTTTCGTACTACAAGTAGAGAAACCCCAGACCACAATCTACATTGGCAAGATAGCAACCGTGGAAAATGACTTCATGATGTCTATCCTCGAG TTTTGTGGCCATGTCAAAAGCTGTAAACGCGCGGAAGATCCCACCACCAAGAAACCTAAAGGTTTTGGATTCTATGAATTCGAATCAGCTGAAGAGAGTCTTCGTGCAATACGCCTGCTTACCAAACTAACTATAGATGGACAAGAGCTTTTG GTAAATGTtaatcaagcaacaaaggaatATTTGCTAAAATATGTTGAGAAGAAAATAGACAATGCAAAGAAAGCGAAGGAAAGTCAAGCTGTAGGAACCGAAGATAACCAAGGTGAAAAAGCTGTAATATCTGCGGCGCCCACCGTTGGGGAGATGGGAAAGGATGGAGAACCAAAGAGTAAAGAAAACATTGATATTGCTAATTTTGCAGTTCTAACtgatgaagaaagagaagctGACAAAGAGGCTAAAGAGAAGATTGACAATGCTATTGAAGAAAGGTCAAAGGCCAACCCTCTGCCTCCCCCACCCCCACCACCACCTGCTGATGGTTCAGGCATAGAACTTGCCTTCAAATCTAGGGACGGAGACTCCAACACTGACATAGCTCGAAGTG AATCCGCTGCAAATGATGTTGAGACTCCTGGAGAACACAATAGGCCTGACACAAGTTCACCTAATTGGAGTAAGAGAAATGACCGACGAAGCAGAGACAGGGGTGAAAAGGAGCAAGAAATGGATAGACATGAGAGGGAGGCAGAACGAGAACGTttaaggaaagagagagagcacAGGAGGAAACTTGAGGATGCGGAACGTGCTTACCAGACTCGTCTTCGACAATGGGAACgcaaagaaagagaaaaggagAAGGAACGACAGtatgagaaggagaaggagaaagacAAAGAGCGTAAGAGGAAAAAGGAAATCCGCTATGAGGAAGaggaggatgaagatgatgatgattcaagAAGAAGATGGCATAGGGGTGCAGACGAGAGAAGAAGACGGCGGCTAAGAGAGAAGGAGGATGACTTAGCTGATAGACTGAAAGAAGAGGTTGCGGAGGCAAAGAGGATTGCCGAGGAAGAAAAGTTGCAGCAACAACAGTTAGATGCCTTAAGGCTCCTATCTGGACATGCAGTTATTGGAAGCGAACCGAGTAAGACAACAACCAAAGAAAACGATAATAAGGCAGCTCTCCAAACTGTAGGTGAATCTGTCCATGAGCAACATAGATCAG ATATTGAACAAAATGGTTCTGGTAATGAAATGTCCATGGCTGTTGATAATAACAGTGGCTCAGAGGCACATGCTCCATCCAAGAAATTGGGATTTGGGCTTTTCGGGTCCGGAAAGCGAACTTCTGTGCCTTCTGTTTTCTGTGAGGAGGATGAAGAGGAAGCGCATAAGGATAAGAAGATGAAGCCTTTGGTTCCTATAGATTACTCAGCCGAGGAACAGGAAGCAGTGGCCCATGGTGGCTCAGGGAATACACCACCTCATTTGGCTTTAGCCGCTGAATTTGCGAAACGAATTTCGAGTACTAATCCCAAGGAAGAGACAGCAGACACCGATACACATAGGAGCAGACGGTCTCTTCATAAGCCAAGCCACCGGGAAAGAGAACGGGAAAAGAACAGAGACAGAGCCAGGGACCGAGGCGACGGGCATGGTGACGGTAAAGATTCTGGAACAGCAAAGACACCTGATACTAAGAAGCTGATGGATGCGAAACAATTGATAGATACAATCCCAAAGACAAAGGAAGAGTTATTTTCTTACGAGATAAACTGGGCTATGTATGACCAG CACCAATTGCACGAAAGAATGAGGCCATGGATATCAAAGAAAATCATGGAGTTTCTTGGAGAAGAGGAAGCCACACTGGTAGATTTCATTGTGTCAAACACTCAACAGCACGTGAAAGCCTCTAAAATGCTTGAGCTATTGCAATCAATACTAGACGAAGAAGCTGAGATGTTTGTGCTCAAGATGTGGAGAATGCTCATCTTCGAGATCAAGCGGGTCGAAGCTGGTGTCCGGTAA
- the LOC106320547 gene encoding U-box domain-containing protein 19-like, with amino-acid sequence MADFLAGELIDGGTKEKIKPLVEIRILTKTSCFNRSRLVEAGVVESLMKLLRLGDRTIQENTMAAILNLSKDIAGKVRIGGSGGGLEMIVEVLNEGARAESRKHAAAAIFYLSSLGDYCRLIGEIPSSIPGLLRIVKGCDYGDSANSYNNWRVLVAGAVSVLLDLVRSGEVGDGVKADSIAILAKIAEYPDGMISVLRRGGLKLTVKILSLSTKQHCVVLLLNLCVNGGSDVFGALAKDPSIVGSLYTVLSNGDCGGGRKASALMKIIHEFQERKIEPGLERGRFVPAW; translated from the exons ATGGCGGACTTTCTGGCCGGAGAATTGATCGACGGAGGCACAAAAGAGAAGATAAAGCCATTAGTGGAGATCCGAATTCTCACAAAGACGAGTTGTTTCAACAGATCTCGTTTGGTGGAAGCTGGCGTTGTGGAATCGCTCATGAAGCTTCTCCGTTTGGGAGATCGGACGATTCAAGAGAACACCATGGCTGCGATTTTGAATCTTTCCAAAGATATCGCCGGGAAAGTTCGAATCGGTGGAAGCGGCGGCGGATTGGAGATGATCGTGGAGGTTTTAAACGAAGGAGCCAGAGCAGAGAGTAGAAAACACGCAGCAGCTGCGATAttctatctctcttctctcgGAGATTACTGCAGATTGATAGGAGAGATCCCGAGTTCGATTCCAGGTTTGTTGAGAATCGTTAAAGGTTGTGATTACGGAGATTCCGCGAAC TCGTATAACAACTGGCGTGTCCTCGTCGCTGGAGCCGTTTCCGTTCTGTTGGATCTTGTGAGATCCGGCGAGGTCGGTGATGGAGTCAAGGCGGATTCGATTGCGATTCTCGCGAAAATCGCGGAGTATCCCGACGGGATGATCTCTGTACTCCGTCGTGGAGGGTTGAAACTCACGGTGAAGATTCTCAGTTTGTCGACGAAGCAGCACTGTGTTGTTCTGCTTTTGAATTTGTGTGTTAACGGGGGAAGTGACGTTTTTGGGGCTCTGGCTAAGGATCCGTCGATCGTGGGGTCGCTTTACACGGTGTTAAGTAACGGCGACTGTGGAGGTGGGAGAAAGGCAAGTGCTCTTATGAAAATAATTCATGAGTTCCAGGAGAGGAAAATTGAACCGGGTTTAGAAAGAGGACGGTTCGTACCCGCCTGGTGA